The proteins below are encoded in one region of Pseudoduganella armeniaca:
- a CDS encoding DsbC family protein — MKLLKTAFAIASLMALTHAGAQNSVEATIRKNVEPKLGENVKIDSIRETPYGGLYEVRVGNEVRYTDKTGSYLIVGHVFNLKTNEDLTQTRLDDLNKIKFSDLPLDLAIKTVKGNGKRVIAVFEDPNCGYCKRFRQQTLSQVDNVTIYTYLYNILSPDSAAKSKNVWCSADRAKAWDDWMLNNKAAPAAPANCTTPNDKVFALGQKLNINGTPAIFFADGTRIPGAIDAKTLEARMSTAKQ; from the coding sequence ATGAAATTGCTGAAAACCGCTTTCGCCATCGCATCCTTGATGGCGCTCACCCATGCTGGCGCCCAGAACAGCGTCGAGGCGACCATTCGCAAGAACGTCGAGCCGAAGCTGGGTGAGAACGTCAAGATCGACTCGATCCGCGAGACGCCCTACGGCGGCCTGTACGAAGTCCGCGTCGGCAACGAAGTGCGCTATACCGACAAGACGGGCTCCTACCTGATCGTCGGCCACGTGTTCAACCTGAAGACGAACGAGGACCTGACGCAGACCCGCCTGGATGACCTGAACAAGATCAAGTTCTCCGACCTGCCGCTGGACCTGGCCATCAAGACCGTCAAGGGCAACGGCAAGCGCGTGATCGCCGTGTTCGAGGACCCGAACTGCGGCTACTGCAAGCGCTTCCGCCAGCAGACGCTGAGCCAGGTCGACAACGTCACGATCTACACCTACCTGTACAACATCCTGTCGCCCGATTCGGCCGCCAAGTCGAAGAACGTGTGGTGCTCGGCCGACCGGGCCAAGGCCTGGGACGACTGGATGCTGAACAACAAGGCGGCACCGGCCGCGCCGGCCAACTGCACCACGCCGAACGACAAGGTGTTCGCGCTGGGCCAGAAGCTCAACATCAACGGCACGCCGGCGATCTTCTTTGCCGACGGCACCCGTATCCCGGGCGCGATCGACGCCAAGACGCTGGAAGCGCGCATGTCGACGGCCAAGCAGTAA
- a CDS encoding GGDEF domain-containing protein has product MPAEAERWMKVLDPYSLVLMASMMCGVMSAVLFLVRRSFPADIHGLGHWGAALAVQVLSTACYSFKGTLPDGFVLPVANLLFVLGNGLCAMGLQAFYGRPQGWRMLGGALGFALVGMVYWLFVVPSYTARVTWMALPLSLINGTQLWLVLRHGRRHFATYFLAMLIGVNAVLVAVRGAMALLVPAPTVDLTQPGTLQGIYLVITAMVPILLSVGFIMVATKRLQFTLERRSASDPLTGALNRRGFDAAYARELARLRRRPRALALLAIDLDHFKAVNDVHGHGVGDKVLVRTASLVGAALRESDYLARFGGEEFVVLLPDTDMQLAATVAHRIQAALRTACDTGIPVCTASIGIAAQTDPRQELDDLLDAADRALYRAKANGRDRIELAVEEGSLRRASA; this is encoded by the coding sequence GTGCCCGCGGAGGCTGAGCGCTGGATGAAGGTGCTGGATCCCTATAGCCTGGTGCTGATGGCGTCGATGATGTGCGGCGTGATGAGCGCCGTGTTGTTCCTGGTGCGGCGCAGCTTCCCGGCCGATATCCATGGCCTCGGCCACTGGGGCGCGGCGCTGGCCGTGCAGGTGCTGTCCACGGCGTGCTACAGCTTCAAGGGCACGCTGCCGGACGGTTTCGTGCTGCCGGTGGCGAACCTGCTGTTCGTGCTGGGGAACGGCCTGTGCGCCATGGGCCTGCAGGCGTTCTACGGGCGCCCGCAGGGCTGGCGCATGCTGGGCGGGGCGCTGGGCTTTGCGCTGGTGGGCATGGTCTACTGGCTGTTCGTGGTGCCCAGCTACACGGCCCGGGTGACGTGGATGGCGCTGCCCTTGAGCCTCATCAACGGCACCCAGCTGTGGCTCGTGCTGCGCCATGGCAGGCGTCATTTCGCCACCTATTTCCTGGCCATGCTGATCGGCGTGAACGCCGTGCTGGTCGCGGTGCGCGGCGCGATGGCGTTGCTGGTACCGGCGCCCACCGTCGACTTGACCCAGCCGGGCACGCTGCAGGGTATCTACCTGGTGATCACGGCGATGGTGCCGATCCTGTTGTCGGTCGGGTTCATCATGGTGGCAACCAAGCGCCTGCAGTTCACGCTGGAGCGGCGCTCCGCCAGCGATCCGCTGACGGGCGCGCTGAACCGGCGTGGCTTCGACGCCGCCTACGCGCGCGAACTGGCGCGACTGCGGCGCCGCCCGCGCGCGCTGGCATTGCTGGCGATCGACCTGGATCACTTCAAGGCCGTCAACGACGTGCACGGCCATGGCGTGGGCGACAAGGTATTGGTGCGTACGGCCAGCCTGGTCGGCGCCGCGCTGCGCGAGTCGGATTACCTGGCGCGCTTCGGCGGCGAGGAATTCGTGGTGCTGCTGCCGGATACGGACATGCAGCTGGCGGCGACGGTGGCGCACCGCATCCAGGCGGCGCTGCGCACGGCGTGCGACACGGGCATTCCCGTCTGCACTGCCAGCATCGGCATCGCGGCGCAGACCGACCCGCGCCAGGAGCTGGACGACCTGCTGGATGCGGCCGACCGGGCGCTGTATCGCGCCAAGGCGAATGGGCGGGATCGGATCGAGCTGGCGGTGGAGGAGGGCAGCTTGCGACGTGCCAGCGCTTGA
- a CDS encoding McrB family protein, which translates to MIATAPHQLILFGPPGTSKSYTAKHVKVKELGAQLVPVAFHPEFTYGEFVARLLPLSVDGKVQYNVHAGPFLRALALACADAKRNVVLLIDEINRGNCAEIFGDIFQLLDRDDDGSSSYEIVVSELTICALRQELAALGHEEDKWSEPLKQLIAARQLKLPANFYLIGTMNTSDESIYFMDSAFKRRWNFEFLSSGFDNVPAEQCDAPLFKPHDQYTLKQFVDALNKFIVENCSAPKLDDKLVGPWFIKAQKAPLDCSADLVQLNGMAPQVAIYYDGATNSRKFEQALLAFAAKMGGAIQQDIHKLAGYQPSQGPSVLKHIAADPASHYYKSRKKFDPPSDGTMLIEDFVKKLESYIAEQQVAPRIAKGDVVGKLFLYLWDNVFDRDKAPIYNRLKLPRNEMRTFGQFVAHADDFIALLCNPPSDKAAAKD; encoded by the coding sequence ATGATCGCCACCGCTCCGCACCAGTTGATTTTGTTCGGCCCTCCCGGCACCAGCAAAAGCTACACGGCCAAGCATGTGAAGGTAAAGGAACTGGGCGCGCAACTCGTGCCGGTCGCATTCCACCCCGAGTTCACCTACGGCGAGTTCGTGGCGCGGCTGTTGCCGCTGAGCGTGGACGGTAAAGTCCAATACAACGTGCATGCGGGACCATTCCTGCGCGCACTGGCGCTCGCTTGCGCGGATGCCAAACGCAACGTCGTGCTGCTGATCGACGAAATCAACCGCGGCAATTGCGCCGAGATTTTCGGCGATATCTTCCAGTTGCTCGACCGCGATGATGATGGCAGCTCGTCCTATGAGATCGTGGTCTCGGAGCTTACGATTTGCGCCTTGCGCCAGGAACTGGCTGCATTGGGGCACGAAGAAGACAAGTGGAGCGAGCCGCTCAAGCAGTTGATCGCCGCCCGGCAGCTCAAGCTGCCGGCTAACTTCTACCTGATCGGCACGATGAATACCAGTGACGAGTCGATCTATTTCATGGACAGCGCATTCAAGCGCCGCTGGAACTTTGAATTCCTGTCCTCCGGCTTTGACAACGTGCCGGCCGAGCAGTGCGACGCTCCATTGTTCAAGCCTCATGACCAGTACACACTCAAGCAGTTCGTCGATGCGCTGAACAAGTTCATCGTAGAGAATTGCAGCGCACCGAAGCTGGACGACAAGCTGGTTGGTCCATGGTTCATCAAGGCCCAAAAAGCGCCACTCGATTGCAGCGCCGATCTGGTGCAGTTGAACGGTATGGCGCCGCAAGTGGCCATCTATTACGATGGGGCCACCAACAGCCGAAAATTCGAACAAGCACTGCTGGCGTTTGCCGCCAAGATGGGCGGCGCGATCCAACAAGACATACACAAGCTGGCAGGCTACCAGCCCAGCCAGGGCCCCAGTGTGCTGAAGCATATCGCGGCCGATCCGGCATCGCACTATTACAAGTCACGCAAAAAATTCGATCCACCGTCCGACGGCACGATGCTGATCGAGGACTTCGTCAAAAAACTGGAGTCATACATCGCCGAACAACAGGTGGCGCCGCGTATCGCCAAAGGCGACGTAGTCGGCAAGCTTTTCCTGTACCTGTGGGATAACGTCTTCGACCGCGACAAGGCGCCGATCTACAATCGACTGAAGCTGCCCCGCAACGAGATGCGCACGTTCGGCCAGTTCGTCGCTCATGCGGACGACTTCATCGCGCTGCTCTGCAATCCGCCGTCGGACAAGGCTGCCGCGAAGGACTAA
- a CDS encoding UbiH/UbiF family hydroxylase produces the protein MNKSTTSSSKQHVQTAVCIVGNGAIAKTAALAFAQAGQSVTLLGPPPVTPPDGLEPSWDVRVYALNHTAQSLLSSLKVWGAMDAGRIAPVDAMIVKGDGEQPGHINFDAYGAHADTLAWIVEDRNLNQALDAALRFAQNVHVVSGRAVALSTTAEGASIQLDDGSTLRAALVVGADGAQSWVRGQCDIGLDYKPYNQKGVVANFDCELPHHGAALQWFTCTRGIVALLPLPGNRVSLVWSAPDALADTLCSEGAQALADRLAEFAGPKLGKLTPVQPDTVRAFPLTLLRPHSLVAERVALVGDAAHVVHPLAGHGMNLGFGDVRDLVRAVAEREEHRSIGDDRVLARYARARKEEVLAMQVTTDGLHRLFTANLEPVRVVRNLGLNLLDKLPVVKRQLMSHALGRH, from the coding sequence ATGAACAAATCGACCACTTCCTCCAGCAAGCAGCACGTGCAGACGGCCGTCTGCATCGTCGGTAACGGCGCCATCGCCAAGACGGCCGCCCTCGCGTTCGCCCAGGCCGGGCAGAGCGTGACGCTGCTGGGGCCTCCGCCGGTGACGCCGCCGGATGGGCTGGAGCCCAGCTGGGACGTGCGCGTGTATGCGCTCAACCATACGGCCCAGTCGCTGCTGTCGTCGCTGAAGGTATGGGGCGCGATGGATGCCGGCCGTATCGCGCCGGTGGATGCGATGATCGTCAAGGGCGACGGCGAACAGCCGGGCCACATCAATTTCGACGCCTACGGCGCCCATGCGGACACGCTGGCCTGGATCGTCGAGGACCGCAACCTGAACCAGGCGCTGGACGCCGCGCTGCGTTTCGCCCAGAACGTGCACGTCGTCAGCGGCCGCGCGGTCGCGCTCAGCACGACGGCCGAAGGCGCCAGCATCCAGCTCGACGACGGCAGCACGCTGCGCGCCGCGCTGGTCGTCGGCGCGGACGGCGCGCAGTCGTGGGTGCGCGGCCAGTGCGACATCGGCCTCGATTACAAGCCCTACAACCAGAAGGGGGTCGTTGCCAACTTCGACTGCGAGCTGCCGCACCACGGCGCCGCGCTGCAGTGGTTTACCTGCACGCGCGGCATCGTCGCGCTACTACCGCTGCCGGGCAACCGCGTCTCGCTGGTATGGTCCGCGCCCGATGCGCTGGCGGACACCTTGTGCAGCGAGGGCGCGCAGGCGCTGGCCGACCGGCTGGCCGAATTCGCCGGCCCCAAGCTGGGCAAGCTGACGCCCGTCCAGCCGGACACGGTGCGCGCCTTCCCCCTGACCTTGCTGCGACCGCACTCGCTGGTGGCCGAGCGCGTGGCCCTGGTCGGCGACGCGGCCCACGTCGTGCATCCACTGGCTGGCCACGGCATGAACCTGGGCTTTGGCGACGTGCGCGACCTGGTGCGCGCCGTGGCCGAGCGCGAGGAACACCGCTCGATCGGCGACGACCGCGTGCTGGCCCGCTACGCCCGCGCGCGCAAGGAAGAGGTGCTGGCGATGCAGGTCACGACCGATGGCCTGCACCGTTTATTCACGGCCAATCTCGAGCCGGTGCGCGTGGTGCGCAATTTGGGGCTAAACTTGCTGGATAAATTACCGGTCGTGAAGCGGCAGCTGATGTCGCATGCGCTCGGCAGGCACTGA
- a CDS encoding IS3 family transposase — MERHSKTYPIKALCRALEICRASYYAYRDRAPSIRSMQNLELREKIVQLHQLHRNALGIVRTWKMLNQQNIVCGKHRVARLRKDAGLVARRVAKFRVMHKHQNTAPPAPDLVKRAFNVTAPNRVWVGDITSIMTGEGWLHLAVVLDLFARRIVGWAMDERQPAALPSKALQNAIEQRRPAPGLICHTDQGAVYSANEYQAVVESFGGRQSMSRRGNCHDNAVVESFFSTLKNELTHHTTYTTRAEAISAISDYIELYYNRVRPHTTLKYRSPMQLEMEQL; from the coding sequence ATCGAACGGCACTCAAAGACCTATCCAATCAAGGCGCTCTGCCGCGCGCTCGAAATTTGCCGTGCCAGCTACTACGCCTATCGCGACAGGGCACCGAGCATCCGTTCTATGCAGAACCTTGAGCTGCGAGAGAAAATCGTGCAGCTGCATCAGCTACATCGGAATGCTTTGGGCATTGTCCGGACCTGGAAAATGCTCAATCAGCAGAACATCGTTTGCGGCAAACACCGTGTGGCGCGGTTGCGTAAGGATGCAGGGCTGGTGGCAAGGCGGGTGGCAAAATTTCGGGTGATGCACAAGCACCAAAACACCGCTCCCCCAGCACCAGACTTGGTCAAACGTGCCTTTAACGTAACCGCGCCGAACCGCGTCTGGGTGGGCGATATCACGTCAATCATGACCGGTGAAGGCTGGTTGCACCTAGCCGTTGTACTGGACCTGTTTGCTCGTCGTATCGTAGGGTGGGCAATGGATGAACGGCAGCCAGCGGCGCTGCCATCGAAGGCATTACAGAATGCGATCGAGCAGCGCCGACCAGCGCCCGGATTGATCTGTCACACCGATCAGGGCGCGGTCTATAGCGCAAACGAATACCAGGCCGTCGTCGAAAGCTTCGGGGGTAGGCAGAGCATGAGCCGCCGAGGAAACTGCCATGACAATGCTGTGGTGGAGAGCTTTTTCTCTACCCTCAAGAACGAGCTGACCCACCACACAACATACACCACGAGAGCTGAAGCAATCTCAGCCATATCGGACTACATCGAGCTGTACTACAATCGCGTGCGGCCTCACACAACGCTGAAGTACCGTAGCCCGATGCAGCTTGAAATGGAGCAGCTGTAG
- a CDS encoding M61 family metallopeptidase: MKKKKTTSQAPAIAYAITAKDLAAHLFQVTLTVQNPAAEGQVLALPAWIPGSYMIREFSRNIVQIRAETEGRAIPLAKLDKHSWQAPPVAGPLVVVYDVYAWDLSVRAAHLDQTHGFFNGTSVFLRVVGQEEVPHVVDIRQPEHEAARAWRVATALPELKARRYGFGTYVAADYDELIDSPVEMGDFALATFTAHGVAHDVVITGRVPNLDMERLCADLKAICETQIAFFEPKTKRAPMERYVFMTLAVGDGYGGLEHRASTALICARADLPTTAQRGKERSEGYVKFLGLCSHEYFHTWNVKRIKPAVFAPYDLQVENYTPLLWLFEGFTSYYDDLFLVRSGMITEQQYYKTLGKTVGGVLRGAGRTKQSVADSSFDAWGKYYRQDENAPNAIVSYYAKGSLVGLALDLTIRTKTAGQRSLDDIMLALWQRYGRDFYPDGRRGVTPAEVEALFDEISGMKLKPFFEKYIRGTEDVPLAKLLAPFGVKYTDERKGDKPSLDANIGREGADCKLSAVHESGAAHRAGLSAGDLLVAIDGLRVTGNPSNLDGLLGRYRVGDTVQVHAFRRDELMTFAVQLQGDRVPDVTLAIDTARKLEVARPTMTRAAPPRARGG; the protein is encoded by the coding sequence ATGAAAAAGAAAAAAACCACCAGCCAGGCACCGGCCATTGCCTATGCCATCACCGCGAAAGACCTCGCGGCTCACCTGTTCCAGGTCACGCTGACCGTGCAGAATCCCGCCGCCGAGGGCCAGGTGCTGGCGCTGCCGGCATGGATCCCGGGCAGCTACATGATCCGCGAGTTCTCGCGCAATATCGTGCAGATCCGCGCCGAGACGGAAGGCCGCGCGATACCGCTGGCGAAGCTGGACAAGCACTCATGGCAGGCGCCGCCCGTGGCGGGGCCGCTGGTCGTCGTGTACGACGTATATGCCTGGGACCTGTCGGTGCGCGCGGCGCACCTGGACCAGACGCACGGCTTCTTCAACGGCACCAGCGTGTTCCTGCGCGTGGTCGGCCAGGAGGAGGTGCCGCACGTGGTCGACATCCGTCAGCCGGAGCACGAGGCGGCGCGCGCGTGGCGCGTGGCCACCGCGCTGCCCGAGTTGAAGGCACGCCGTTATGGCTTCGGCACCTACGTCGCGGCCGACTACGATGAGCTGATCGACAGCCCGGTCGAGATGGGCGACTTCGCGCTGGCGACGTTTACCGCGCACGGCGTGGCGCACGACGTCGTCATCACGGGCCGCGTGCCGAACCTGGACATGGAGCGCCTGTGCGCCGACCTGAAGGCGATCTGCGAAACCCAGATCGCCTTCTTCGAACCGAAGACGAAACGGGCGCCGATGGAGCGCTATGTGTTCATGACCCTGGCCGTGGGCGACGGCTACGGCGGCCTGGAACACCGCGCCTCGACGGCGCTGATCTGCGCCCGCGCCGACCTGCCGACGACGGCGCAGCGCGGCAAGGAGCGCAGTGAAGGCTACGTCAAGTTCCTGGGCCTGTGCAGCCACGAGTACTTCCATACCTGGAACGTCAAGCGCATCAAGCCGGCCGTGTTCGCGCCCTACGACCTGCAGGTGGAGAACTACACGCCGCTCTTGTGGCTGTTCGAAGGGTTCACCAGCTATTACGACGACCTGTTCCTGGTCCGCAGCGGCATGATCACCGAACAGCAGTATTACAAGACGCTGGGCAAGACGGTCGGCGGCGTGCTGCGCGGCGCCGGTCGCACCAAGCAGAGCGTGGCCGATTCCAGCTTCGACGCCTGGGGCAAGTACTACCGCCAGGATGAGAACGCGCCCAACGCCATCGTCAGCTATTACGCCAAGGGTTCGCTGGTCGGCCTGGCGCTGGACCTGACGATCCGCACGAAGACGGCGGGCCAGCGCTCGCTGGACGACATCATGCTGGCGCTGTGGCAGCGCTATGGTCGCGATTTCTATCCGGACGGCCGGCGCGGCGTCACGCCCGCCGAGGTGGAAGCGCTGTTCGACGAGATCAGCGGCATGAAACTGAAACCGTTCTTCGAGAAATACATCCGCGGCACGGAAGACGTGCCGCTGGCGAAGCTGCTGGCGCCGTTCGGCGTCAAGTACACGGACGAGCGCAAGGGCGACAAGCCGAGCCTGGACGCCAACATCGGCCGCGAGGGCGCCGACTGCAAGCTGTCCGCCGTGCACGAGAGTGGCGCGGCGCATCGCGCCGGCCTGTCGGCGGGCGACCTGCTGGTCGCCATCGACGGCCTGCGCGTGACGGGCAATCCGTCCAACCTGGACGGCCTGCTGGGCCGCTACCGGGTGGGCGATACCGTCCAGGTGCACGCGTTCCGGCGCGACGAGCTGATGACGTTCGCCGTACAGCTGCAGGGCGACCGGGTGCCGGACGTCACGCTGGCCATCGACACGGCGCGCAAGCTGGAGGTGGCGCGGCCGACGATGACGCGCGCGGCGCCGCCGCGTGCCCGCGGAGGCTGA
- a CDS encoding transposase — MKSKPRIAAIAADSTKEPQPRAVFTKEFKLAAVARMKDDNQSVSALAVELGVRRTQLYKWAAALDQGGPESSFGARGRKPGQKESETAKLQRKIKALEQEVEILKKFDAYLKRGKR, encoded by the coding sequence ATGAAATCAAAGCCACGTATTGCTGCTATTGCAGCCGATTCAACTAAGGAACCGCAACCACGAGCGGTGTTCACGAAAGAGTTCAAGCTCGCCGCAGTCGCGCGGATGAAGGACGATAACCAGAGCGTGTCGGCGCTGGCTGTAGAGCTTGGTGTGCGCCGCACGCAACTCTACAAATGGGCCGCAGCGCTTGATCAAGGCGGTCCTGAATCGAGCTTTGGCGCCCGAGGACGCAAGCCAGGGCAGAAGGAATCAGAGACTGCGAAGCTGCAACGCAAGATCAAGGCGCTTGAGCAGGAGGTCGAGATCCTAAAAAAGTTCGACGCGTACTTGAAGCGGGGGAAGCGGTAA
- a CDS encoding nucleotidyltransferase family protein, which produces MADVVGILLAAGRGRRFDPQGQRNKLLQPLPGGDVVAAASARHLLATLPRVIAVVRADDDATAAMLAGSGCEVTRCLDADSGMAASLVHGLRQVEQAAGWVVALADMPRVQPATIAALRQAVAEGADIAAPVHQGKRGNPVAFGRHHLPALLALSGDRGARGIVSNNPVNEVCVDDAGILLDIDTPTDL; this is translated from the coding sequence ATGGCGGACGTCGTTGGTATCCTGCTGGCGGCCGGGCGCGGCCGCCGCTTCGATCCGCAGGGCCAGCGCAACAAGCTGCTGCAGCCGCTGCCCGGCGGCGACGTGGTGGCGGCAGCCAGCGCGCGGCACCTCCTGGCCACGCTGCCGCGTGTGATCGCGGTGGTACGGGCCGACGACGATGCCACGGCAGCCATGCTGGCCGGCTCCGGTTGTGAAGTCACGCGCTGCCTTGATGCGGACAGCGGCATGGCTGCATCCCTCGTGCATGGCTTGCGGCAGGTGGAGCAGGCCGCCGGCTGGGTGGTGGCGCTGGCCGACATGCCGCGCGTGCAACCCGCCACGATCGCCGCGCTGCGGCAGGCCGTGGCCGAGGGCGCGGATATCGCGGCACCGGTCCACCAAGGAAAACGGGGCAACCCGGTGGCGTTCGGCCGCCACCATTTGCCCGCGCTGCTCGCGCTGTCCGGCGACCGCGGCGCGCGCGGTATCGTCAGCAACAACCCCGTCAACGAAGTGTGCGTGGACGATGCGGGCATCCTGCTCGATATCGACACCCCAACCGATCTATGA
- a CDS encoding (2Fe-2S)-binding protein produces MVTLNINGRDMQVDADPATPILWALRDNLNMTGTKFGCGAALCGACTVHLAGQPIRSCITPISAAVGQKITTIEAMEGDKVGKAVQDAWVRHDVPQCGYCQSGQVMSATALLRTNKAPTDADIDNAMAGNICRCGTYQRIRAAIKDAAKTLA; encoded by the coding sequence ATGGTGACCTTGAACATCAACGGCCGCGACATGCAAGTCGACGCCGATCCGGCAACCCCCATCCTGTGGGCCCTGCGCGACAACCTGAACATGACCGGCACCAAGTTCGGCTGCGGCGCCGCGCTGTGCGGCGCCTGTACCGTGCACCTCGCGGGCCAGCCGATCCGCTCGTGCATCACGCCCATCTCCGCCGCCGTCGGCCAGAAGATCACGACCATCGAGGCAATGGAAGGCGACAAGGTCGGCAAGGCCGTGCAGGACGCCTGGGTGCGCCACGACGTGCCCCAGTGCGGCTACTGCCAGAGCGGCCAGGTGATGAGCGCCACCGCGCTGCTGCGCACCAACAAGGCGCCGACCGACGCCGACATCGACAACGCCATGGCCGGCAACATCTGCCGCTGCGGCACCTACCAACGCATCCGCGCGGCGATCAAGGATGCCGCCAAGACCCTGGCCTGA